The Leguminivora glycinivorella isolate SPB_JAAS2020 chromosome 7, LegGlyc_1.1, whole genome shotgun sequence genomic interval CTTCCTCGTTCAGAGTTCAACAGTTATTGAGCAAATAGCTTCTAGAAGATTATCCTCATTAGTGTTTATTGAATGTACTGCAATTACTTCTCTCACTAgcaatttatataataattattttcataggaaACTTTACGAGTACATACTTGTACCtagtatatttatgtttttgtttacgTAACTTATGAACGAGAGTCAACATTACCATTTCATTTCTGAAGGAATAACCATAATTAGTAGGTACCTGAATAGACCACCAAGTAGAAATATAcataccaatattttttttaaatataattatatcttGTAAATTAGAAACAAAGAGTTCTTTAGCAATTGAATCATCGTCTATTCTAGACTGCATCAGCACTTGCCATTAGGTGTTAAAATTCTTAGCTTTTCAGAGAAAAGAGGTCTGGTACAAAAAAGCGAACACTTAAAAATGTAACCCTGATGTCCCTGATGCTTATCAAAAAcataaggtgacggacccaatcatggacagtttaagaaaaaaaatcgcctgtttttgatatttcactgataaatgtaaaaattctacggctaagcgtgttaaatcttgaatgtcctatccttcttttacatttcaagcgtattgcaaaatagatactcctattggtttcttcatagttaacaaattaaaactaggtgttttttctccaattatggacggcagttctccagtaatggatcccccattatggacagtgaaataagtttaaaattttacttttaaagccaactgatacgcaatgagtcaattttatacaccataaatacaattagtttgggttattttaacataggattgtttcttgtaaattttggttttgtaaattgttccttgtccattataggaggtacgcagtttttcgggtccagtaatggacactcgcaaaataacgtcatttctttatatctttggagcaacaaactagtatgttttataccttatctcatgcttaatgcagcaagtaaaacgcattcaagattacaccgtgcgttatttttttattattttatacatgaactcaactctcttagcaacattactaagaattcgtcttgatatttttttcagtaaactggtgaattttatcttgtcgccaaatccttcagaaataaccgaattaattgaaacttcaaaatgaaacagctctacaactctagtttatggtacatagtcgtcagtttttagaaacttattttagatacttatttttaaggatttgtgtttttttgtccataatggcatcaccgtccattatggggtattttaccttacatacaaaatacaaaatcatttattcagcaaataggccacgggggcacttttacatgtcaacattacagagtattcattaaagttaaatgAATTAAtatatagaaatattaactaaaaatattaatcataagcaaattagctatacactgatatagaattagagatgtataaagtctctaaatgtcatattattactaactataatcaatacataaagaaagtgcaaacagatacatgAAAATGATACTTTGGCTTGAAAAATTATTCCATTCAAAGAAAACGTTTCCATTCAAACTATCTCGAAGTGTTTGCGTTCAGTTTCGTACCAAGAGGGTAGGTCAGGCTAGAGAACCTATGTCGACACATAAGCTTAGATTAGATGAGTTTTCAAACCACTAGTGAAATGAAAGTACTAAAAGAACCGCTAAGTAGAAAAGGAGTATTAACACACTTAGGCTGGTTTAGTGTCACGcagaccgaccgcgcggagcgatccgcatcgaactaatatgtatttgttcagggagcgttttagagaggcgcggacgacaacatcagcttcatacaaattggtcgcccagatcgctccgcgcggacggtccgcgtgacaccaAAACCAGCCTTACGTGCTAATCCATTTATTTTACAGTTGCTTTAATTATCACAGACAATGCAATGGCACGAACGAGAACGAGTATTGTTCATCCGAAGTGTTTTGTCCTATCAGCAATCTTTAATTATGATTGTCACTAATTTGTAGCTGCAACAGATTACGTATAAATAAAGTAGTTCATCTTCAAACGAATATTGTACGTGCGCAGACTATACTGTATGAAACAAATTCGTGGAAAAGGACGTGAATTTTTAAAGACTTATATACCTTTGCTAATACAGCTCCAGATTTaccactaagtgcgttttcacataatccgatccgatatcggatgtcggaccgatatcccatacattacaggcgccatcttggatttttccattgaaatccttccgacatccgatatcggatccggtaatgtgaaaacgcactaaggctaaCTTGAATTATCTACCTATACATAAagtggtatttttttatactccGAGTCGGACTTGAAATTAAATCCGTGAAAAATGAAAGAGGTGGTTTACTACACTTGGTCCTTCCTTCTATTGTAATTGTAGCTTCTATGTGTGTCACATTCTTCAGGATTCCGGTACATCGAGATAATCATATCATAAGGTAGGCTAAAAATTCTGACATGTTCACATTGAAACAATACGTACCTATTCCATAATCATTTAATTAAGATATTGTCCACTGTTCTCACgactagggtgtgcaaaccggttaaccggttaaccgaaaaaccggttaaccgagactttatggcctctgttaaaaaccggtttttatagtcactaaccggttaataaccgaaactgtttTTATtgctcaaaatttggaaaattaggcattaaaaggttcaaaaatacgtaattatttaatgttttgtaataataaagatttattcattacttttcattgacaacattattatctgtaatgattttattttaaaaattagtcccgagtctactcaattatacattttatacagtacagtagagtccggttagtatattacgactccgcatagacctaacgtccaacctcttacaacgacataagcacaggtatttatttggttttcgtatgtgatagaatgaaagtacatccgtttattacgactccgattttaccgaccagccgctttttacgacacattttacacagaatccgtccgtcaagtctgGTTGCAAcaacgagcgacaacgtttttagttttactagtaaattgaggaaataaagctacttccacccaagcacggccccctgtcttgcctacaacaagtagcaagattacattgtggccacgtaactttttggagtattgcttttaaaattttaacaatttgttcgcctcgggtctaatcttataagctaaatagaacccaatttgtatttttcgattgcgtataaactagctttacttacaaatgatgagcaagcacgcatactaaaaacgactgtcacaataaaataaggtattaatactatgatgaaaataccctgtaaataaacctattgattgaaatgttttagtaatagagatgtagatattacttttaattaaaataaatgaaattcgttttgtatgacatccggttagtacgacgtaatatcagcggtcccttgagcgtcgttgtaaccggagtctaccgtatatttcaaactatattttttaaaagaaaggtaaaatggagatcttggttttcttacatcaattgcttgtattactaggggctctgggagctgtagacctttcgcgacatgcctagaaaacgcaactgacgaatcacattcaaaccacacaagccttttttagcaatttccgcatttaccaaatttccaaaaactggataaaaatgatcttcatcgtgcaagtaatacctgctacgatatcattaacatcagaattcttaaaggtaatggtaattattgcgtagtacggccatttacttaaaatcctcaaaaccggttaataaccggttaaccggttttgaaggaaaagtctcggttattaaccggttttttaagtgaaccggtttttgcataccctactCACGACACGCTGATCGAATTAAACCATGGATAAAAGCTGTAATTTTGAGACAATGTTAAATACCTAAGTGTCTATGCGATCAATATATCCAATTATGTATTAAAAACCATGTGAATTCTCCTTGTAATGCAATGTTATTAAAATACGAATACCTTTTGTAGTTGAACTGTGAGTTGCCTTAATGGGAAACGGAAATACTTACCTACTGACCGCGGGAAAATACTGCAAGTCAGCCATCATTAGTTTAAATCCATCTTTATAATCTTATCTTTATATTGACCAGTCTTATAAAATCTTTGCGTTTGTGCAGCGTCGTCTATTTAACGTATTTCAGTCTTTATGTCATGTGGTGGAAGGATGATCATTTGGTTAGTTCATTAATGGATGGTTCTTAGCGTTGTGGTCGGTAAGAAAGCCGCATTATCATGAACTTGTCTTTTGTTTGACGCCTCAGCACCTGACCAGCAATGTGGGCCAGTAATAAAGCAATGTGTGTCGCCAGGCGGAAACAAATGCCGATGTTTCTGGTGCCAAATGGCCTGCTTAGCTGGTTGAAAGGTCACTGCATTCGTAAGGATCATGATTCATCATTCAAAATTTGATAAGATTGAAAATTTCGTTGTCATGCTTGCTGTTCCTTATTTCATGATTGATACAATTATATGATACAATTATCATATAATATATCGCCCGCGATCCGGACTTttgagtatatttttttttacttttactaataatttgttttaaatataGTTTGCATAATTTTaagatattataataaaattaatctcTTTATTAGTATaacataaaacaaatttaaatcaCTCTCAACCTGTTGAAGAATGCCCACACGTTCACCTAAGCAATGAAAACATTCATACAGTACAGACTTTGTTGCAATAATATGCTTCGTTTCAGGAATGCATTGTTCTTGAAAACAAACATAACATGTGTCAAATTAGAAAGCAGCGgctaaaattgaatttaaaacgaGTGCAACTAAATGACACGTTCCGTTAGATTGTTGGAGCCAATGGTGTAATGCATGGTGACGCGTCTATTTTAGTTATTATTAACATTGTCACTATGATAATGCGTCTACGAGTATTGTCATGGTCACCTAATTATCATCATATCATTAGAATATCATGGACATCTTCTGTTGTGAAGCTAGAGGGTACTTatagatcatcatcatcatgatcATGTCATGTCAGCCCtatatcgcccactgctgagcataaaACCTCTCTTCTAATACGccatgtatcccggtcctgagctagtctaaTCCAGTTGTgatgtgacccgcaattttgcgGATGTCCACCCAACGATACTTATAGATATTATCTGTTATGTGCTTATAGGTATATTTGGTTGTTAGGGCTAGTTGTTATTGTTACACCACACAATTAACAGTTAACCcatcaacgtcacgcagcagaggtctatggaaaTTCCGATACAAACAATTTTGCGAACGCTGTCAATTCGGTGACAGGGTTTGGTGAAACCGATTCTATCTATGTATCTAGTGTAGAGCTTAAGTAGTTCTAATATCAGGAAATCACAATTTAAGGTCAAGGTATTTAAGTCATGTGTAGGAGTAGaagtaattaggtacctaattactaTGTTACTTGTGGTTCGTAAACTTCTACTTCAAGTAGGTACAAAAACGCtgctaatattttaattttgatgcAATGTTTATGAAAACGACATTACCTGGTAGCAGCACGGCTTTGACTGTGCGTCTATTGCAGAAAAAATAGGTTCCTTTCGTTGAATTTTGTGTCCCGTGAAAAAAATCAGGTCCCAAttctgttttttttatgaaaatgatttgTTGCGCTTCATTTCACTTCCTATTTGTTTACTTGGTCCTATATCCTAAATTGAGCTATTCTATAGTTTTATTACCAATCACATGATTTTTTTGCGCTGGAATACTCCAAGCATTCCAAGCTTATAAGCTTGTAGCTAAGCTAACCTGCTGTTGCAAGCGAAGCTGAAGAAACTGATTTCTTAACGACCACGCCCCCGCTTTGCTGATAAATATTTAGGAGATGTTCGCCAAAGTGTTCTGCAACACCAAGTGAGATTTCAATCGGTTACTCAACAGCTTGTACCTGTTGTTATACAAATGTCGCATCTTGAGGCTTTAGTCGATGACTATCATTAGATGCAGTTTTATCTCGCATTGTATTTAAATTCCAACGGTCTTGAAGTCAAACGGAGTCGGGTGTCCTTTGTGTTATGTAAATTGTGTGATTGACGACAGCCGACCTACAGTCGACTCAAAGATCGCCATCATTATATCGTGCTTTGATTAGTTTTAACATGTGTGTAGGCTGCCTCGTGGACATGTGTATTTCTTGCGATATCAATCACCATCTAAGCGACGTATACTGATGAATCTAGTGGTCCCTGGCCCACCCTAAGTCCATAAGACCTACAATAAGTAGGTAGTCTTCTTCTTCTATCTAGTTATATTTAAATGAATTGAACCGGCCAAAGCCCGGGCTCGCAACCCGGGCCACTAATCACTATTATagtatacttataaataaaatatctagtagtataaaaatacctattataggacattcttacacagattcacTGAGTCTCACGGTAACGTCAAGAAGGCTTCTGTTGGACCTATAATGgaataaaacaaagaaaatcCTTTGGAATTGaacatttatatacttttatttcaaAGACGATTGAcgtatttaggtttttttttgtttttggtttTAGGCTTCCGTTGTCCAGGACCAAATGCCAAACGCTCATGttttgtatgtaattttttactTTCTGCTCTTTTATTAGGAGGAGCCTCAGCTAAATCGCGGTTACTAAGGGAAACGTAAAGGTCGTGGGGCATGAATGAACTCCACAGCTTTACCTTTTGTAGTTCTCTATATGTTATAGTATTTCTCTTCAGCATAGCGTTACATAAACCGAGATGGCGTATAAATAATAGTTCCAACCTCCTTGCTTTTGATAACTCGCAGTTGTTAGCGTAAGACTGTCCGTTTGAAGCACATACAGGATTCCATTCGTGACTTTCTTCTGGATCACAGAAACATGGTCCATTTTCTATGAGTTTTAACGTGGGGTCTTTATCGAGAGCTTTTTGAAACTCGCATAGGTTTAAGTAGGTGACATCGTTGGAAGCGCACAGGAGCGTATCCCGATCCATCTCCGCCCACAACTTTGACGACTCGCATTCGTCCGAGGATACTTCTG includes:
- the LOC125228305 gene encoding uncharacterized protein LOC125228305 — its product is MVNGRGNLLFLATILLWLAPGQGMPELPNRRSSEVSSDECESSKLWAEMDRDTLLCASNDVTYLNLCEFQKALDKDPTLKLIENGPCFCDPEESHEWNPVCASNGQSYANNCELSKARRLELLFIRHLGLCNAMLKRNTITYRELQKVKLWSSFMPHDLYVSLSNRDLAEAPPNKRAESKKLHTKHERLAFGPGQRKPKTKNKKKPKYVNRL